A portion of the Candida dubliniensis CD36 chromosome R, complete sequence genome contains these proteins:
- a CDS encoding retroelement polyprotein, pseudogene, putative (transposable element), with the protein MEAAKRVLRYLKGTSKFGITYNNTDGIPAFTDSDWGNSIEDRRSISGYLIKLGGGAISWCMKKQPTVALSSTEAEYLGMSEIVKEIVWLLQVLEKTDVEVELPLIIYADNQSAIALGKHPVQHARTKHIDIRHHFLREKENAGLIKFVYISTHKMEADLLTKVLSSAVFKLLRDMTGLKYQELH; encoded by the coding sequence ATGGAAGCAGCAAAAAGAGTACTTAGATATCTTAAGGGGACAAGCAAATTTGGAATAACTTATAATAATACAGATGGAATACCGGCATTTACTGATCTGGATTGGGGAAATTCAATAGAAGATAGACGTTCTATTTCAGGTTATCTCATCAAACTTGGAGGTGGTGCTATTAGCTGGTGTATGAAGAAACAACCCACAGTTGCTTTGTCTTCAACCGAAGCAGAGTACTTGGGTATGAGTGAAAttgttaaagaaattgtGTGGCTTCTCCAGGTACTTGAAAAGACTGATGTTGAAGTGGAATTGCCTTTGATTATCTATGCTGATAACCAGTCAGCAATTGCACTCGGAAAGCATCCGGTGCAACATGCTCGTACGAAGCATATTGATATCAGGCACCACTTCCTCAGGGAAAAGGAGAATGCTGGgttaataaaatttgtgTATATTTCTACTCACAAGATGGAAGCAGATCTTCTTACCAAGGTGTTGTCTAGTGCTGTTTTCAAACTTCTTAGAGATATGACTGGATTGAAATATCAAGAATTGCATTAA
- a CDS encoding ADP ribosylation factor, putative (Similar to C. albicans ARF1): MGLTISKLFASLLGRREMRILMVGLDAAGKTTILYKLKLGEIVTTIPTIGFNVETVEYKNISFTVWDVGGQDKIRPLWRYYFQNTQGIIFVVDSNDRDRINEAREELQSMLNEDELKDSVLLVLANKQDLPNAMNAAEITEKMGLHSIRSRPWFIQATCATTGDGLYEGLEWLSNQVGK, encoded by the coding sequence ATGGGattaacaatatcaaaactCTTTGCCAGTCTCTTGGGGAGACGTGAAATGAGAATATTGATGGTTGGTTTAGATGCTGCTGGTAAAACCACCATCTTGTACAAGCTTAAGTTAGGAGAAATCGTCACCACGATCCCTACCATTGGGTTTAATGTTGAAACCGTTGAATACAAGAATATATCATTTACAGTGTGGGATGTTGGTGGACAAGACAAAATCAGACCACTATGGCGCTACTACTTTCAAAACACACAAggaataatttttgttgttgattcgAATGACCGGGATAGGATCAACGAGGCAAGAGAAGAATTGCAGCTGATGTTGAACGAAGATGAGTTGAAAGACTCGGTGTTGCTTGTTTTGGCAAACAAACAGGATTTGCCCAATGCCATGAATGCAGCGGAGATTACGGAAAAGATGGGTTTGCATTCTATCAGAAGTAGACCATGGTTTATCCAGGCCACTTGTGCCACTACTGGAGATGGTCTATATGAGGGGTTGGAATGGTTATCAAACCAAGTAGGAAAGTAA
- a CDS encoding retrotransposon Tca5-like polyprotein, pseudogene, putative (transposable element;~Similar to C. albicans POL93): MDVSTAFLNAPLKEQLFVKAAPGYELPEGKVYSLKKSLYGLKQAPMEWNNLINDVLIKNGFERVTAELGIYIKENVYLGLYVDDILIASDSIVEMNNVKEMLHKNFKMRDLHSPERFLGLNIQQKDDSITITLHDYIQKMLKDCDMLDANSVNSPADKKDDLEKIDSSPVYAKLTHSKNVIWKQQKEYLDILRGQANLE; this comes from the coding sequence ATGGATGTATCAACAGCATTTCTTAATGCACCGCTTAAAGAGCAACTATTTGTCAAAGCTGCTCCTGGATATGAGTTACCTGAAGGAAAGGTGTATTCTTTGAAGAAATCCCTTTATGGCCTAAAGCAGGCACCAATGGAGTGgaataatttgataaatgatgttttaattaaaaatggaTTTGAGAGAGTTACTGCAGAATTAGGAATATacataaaagaaaatgtcTACTTGGGATTATATGTAGACGATATATTGATAGCTTctgattcaattgttgaaatgaATAATGTGAAAGAAATGTTACATAAGAATTTTAAAATGCGTGATCTTCATTCTCCAGAAAGATTTTTAGGATTAAATATTCAGCAAAAAGATGATTCAATTACTATTACACTTCATGACTATATCCAAAAGATGTTAAAAGATTGTGACATGTTAGATGCAAATTCAGTTAATTCACCAGCAGATAAGAAGGATGATTTGGAAAAGATAGATCTGTCACCAGTATATGCAAAGTTAACACACCTGAAGAACGTCATATGGAAGCAGCAAAAAGAGTACTTAGATATCTTAAGGGGACAAGCAAATTTGGAATAA